The following nucleotide sequence is from Ensifer adhaerens.
TGATCATGGTGGATGACGAACGCATGCCGCTCCACGCGGACGAGAAGGTCGAGCAGCGCCTGGTGCGGTTTCGCACGCTCGGCTGCTACCCGCTCACCGCTGCAATCGAATCCAACGCCACGACACTCCAGGACATCGTCCGCGAAATGCTGACCGCCCGCACGTCGGAAAGGCACGGCCGCCTGATCGACGCGGACGAAACTGCGTCGATGGAGAAGAAGAAGCGGGAGGGGTACTTCTGATGACCGCCAGCATTCCCGCAACACCGGGCAGCGTGCTCGAATATCTGGCCAAACAGGAGAAGAAATCGCTTCTGCGTTTCATGACCTGTGGTTCGGTCGACGACGGCAAGTCGACGTTGATCGGCCGTCTCCTCTACGACAGCAAGCTGCTCTTCGACGACCAGCTTGCAGCACTCAAGCGCCAGACCAAACGCAACAGCGCCAACCACGGCGACATCGATTTCGCGCTCCTGATCGACGGCCTGGAGGCTGAAAGAGAACAGGGCATCACGATCGACGTTGCCTATCGCTTCTTTGCCACCTCGCGCCGCAAGTTCATCGTGACCGACGCGCCGGGGCACGAGGAATATACCCGGAACATGGTCACCGCGGCGTCCACGGCGGCCCTTGCCGTCGTGCTCGTCGACAGCCGAAAGGGTATTCTTCGGCAGACGCGGCGCCACTCCTTCATCGCGTCCCTGCTCGGGGTGCGCCATGTCGTTCTTGCCGTCAACAAGATCGACCTCGTCGGTTTTGACCGCAGGGTCTTCGACACGATCGTCGCCGACTACAGGGCCTTTGCCGAGAATCTCGGCTTCTCGACGATCACGCCGATCCCGATTTCGGCGCGCTTTGGCGACAACATGACGAGCCGTTCGCCGAACATGCCCTGGTATGGCGGCCCAACATTGCTGGAGCATCTCGAGACGGTGCCGATCGAGGAAGAGGCAGCCGAGGCGGATTTCCGTTTCCCGGTCCAGCTTGTCCTTCGCCCAAATCTCGACTTTCGCGGCTTTGCCGGCCAGGTGGCATCGGGCAGTATTGCTGTCGGCGATCCGGTCGCGGTGGCAAAATCCGGCCAGCTCTCCAGGATCAAGGAAATCGTCACTTATGACGGAAAGCTTGCGCGTGCGGTCGAGGGCCAGTCCGTTACGCTCGTGCTGGAGGACGAACTTGACATCTCGCGCGGCAACATGCTCGTGCCGCCGGAAGATCGGCCGCATGTCGCCGACCAGTTCATGGCGCACGTGATCTGGCTTCATCCGGATGCGATGCTTCCCGGACGCAGCTACATCCTGCGCACGGAAGTCGACAGCGTCAGCGCGACCATTACCAGCCTCAAACACCAGATCGACGTCAACACCTTTGCCGAGGAAGCGGCAAAATCGCTGCGCATGAACGAGATCGGCGTTTGCAA
It contains:
- the cysN gene encoding sulfate adenylyltransferase subunit CysN, whose product is MTASIPATPGSVLEYLAKQEKKSLLRFMTCGSVDDGKSTLIGRLLYDSKLLFDDQLAALKRQTKRNSANHGDIDFALLIDGLEAEREQGITIDVAYRFFATSRRKFIVTDAPGHEEYTRNMVTAASTAALAVVLVDSRKGILRQTRRHSFIASLLGVRHVVLAVNKIDLVGFDRRVFDTIVADYRAFAENLGFSTITPIPISARFGDNMTSRSPNMPWYGGPTLLEHLETVPIEEEAAEADFRFPVQLVLRPNLDFRGFAGQVASGSIAVGDPVAVAKSGQLSRIKEIVTYDGKLARAVEGQSVTLVLEDELDISRGNMLVPPEDRPHVADQFMAHVIWLHPDAMLPGRSYILRTEVDSVSATITSLKHQIDVNTFAEEAAKSLRMNEIGVCNLSTQTPIVFDSYKDNRTTGNFVLIDRFTNATVGAGMIDFPLRRALNVHWQALDINKKARSALNHQTPRVLWFTGFSGSGKSTIANTVEKMLHAQGKHTFLLDGDNVRHGLNRDLGFTEEDRVENIRRVAEVAKLMTEAGLIVLVSFISPFRSERRMARELFGPGEFIEIFVDTPIEECARRDPKGLYKKALAGEISNFTGISSPYERPETPEIHLHTLGREVTALAGEIEAYLDNQ